In Desulfovibrio sp. UIB00, the following are encoded in one genomic region:
- a CDS encoding YnfA family protein produces MIKTFALFVATALAEITGCYLPWLWLRKGDSAWLLVPACLSLAVFAWLLTLHPAASGRVYAAYGCVYVVTALLWLRLVDGVPLASTDILGGAVALVGMGIIVSGWGTAA; encoded by the coding sequence ATGATCAAGACGTTCGCGCTTTTTGTGGCCACGGCCCTGGCAGAGATAACAGGGTGCTATCTGCCCTGGCTGTGGCTGCGCAAAGGGGACTCTGCCTGGCTGTTGGTGCCCGCCTGCCTGAGTCTTGCGGTGTTTGCCTGGTTGCTGACCCTGCACCCAGCAGCCAGTGGCAGGGTCTATGCCGCCTATGGCTGCGTATATGTGGTCACGGCCCTCTTGTGGCTACGCCTGGTTGACGGTGTACCGCTGGCCAGCACGGATATCTTGGGCGGTGCGGTGGCCCTGGTGGGTATGGGCATTATTGTTTCCGGCTGGGGAACAGCCGCCTGA
- the flgL gene encoding flagellar hook-associated protein FlgL produces MAIRVTQNTMYDKMTSQMQKSLAAYMESNEQGSSQKKINRPSDDPAGAYRVLVTRNDISTTTQYQSNVDTAKGWLSLADNVLGTQLSNSLTSLKALAEQASTGTYSAENRKQIADQARQIFGQMLNLSNTQYEGNSIFGGQRYDRNAFEEGLALTSADTNWNTAIQAGGYTIQGASSKSMMIQFTTTGTLDGGAQSFRWSNDGGTTWTTGTTAGRTLTANGVTVTMKNDMAVTAADTSAGAGSKNGTLVYIRPTAVYQGDDNDPPPKTTAMGGPSGLLTSAAGAFGNNVLVRMDSNANLSLTGSTVNYSYSTDSGSTWVAATAATDGSNKLRLLVPSGYVDVNAAGVTGNTVNAGTQILVHPDRADLNLEIMKGSYISVNNVGKDIFGGYYEGKPALPGATNLFDMVGEFVSYCENNNQEGCQQTLAKIATVQQNVLTQTARIGGLENRVSTASDVLSFQKLDQQERLSYTEDVDLTELLTKLTRQQLTYQTVLQSSSKIMQMSLASYL; encoded by the coding sequence ATGGCAATACGCGTTACGCAAAACACCATGTATGACAAAATGACGAGCCAGATGCAGAAAAGTCTGGCTGCCTACATGGAAAGCAACGAGCAAGGCTCTTCGCAGAAAAAGATCAACAGGCCCTCTGATGATCCTGCGGGTGCATACCGTGTGCTGGTGACCCGTAACGACATCAGCACCACCACCCAGTATCAGAGCAATGTGGATACGGCCAAGGGCTGGCTGTCGCTTGCCGACAACGTGCTTGGAACACAGTTGAGCAACTCTCTGACAAGCCTTAAAGCGCTGGCCGAGCAAGCCTCTACTGGTACCTATTCGGCAGAGAACCGCAAACAGATCGCCGACCAGGCCCGACAGATATTTGGCCAGATGCTCAATCTTTCCAACACCCAGTATGAGGGCAACAGTATTTTTGGCGGTCAGCGCTATGACCGCAACGCCTTTGAAGAAGGTTTGGCCCTGACCAGCGCTGATACCAACTGGAATACGGCCATTCAGGCTGGGGGCTATACGATTCAGGGCGCGTCCAGCAAATCCATGATGATCCAGTTTACCACTACTGGAACTCTGGATGGCGGGGCGCAGAGCTTTCGCTGGTCAAATGATGGAGGCACCACCTGGACCACTGGCACTACGGCTGGCAGAACGCTGACGGCCAACGGCGTAACCGTCACCATGAAGAACGATATGGCTGTTACCGCAGCCGACACGAGCGCCGGGGCAGGTTCAAAGAACGGCACTTTGGTGTATATCCGGCCTACAGCAGTCTATCAGGGCGATGACAATGACCCTCCGCCGAAGACAACTGCCATGGGCGGGCCGTCGGGTCTTCTCACGTCTGCCGCCGGTGCATTTGGCAACAACGTTCTTGTGCGCATGGACAGCAACGCCAACCTTTCCTTGACGGGTAGCACAGTCAACTATTCGTACAGCACCGACAGTGGCTCAACTTGGGTAGCGGCAACTGCCGCCACTGATGGTTCAAACAAGCTCCGACTGCTCGTGCCAAGCGGATATGTGGATGTGAACGCCGCAGGCGTTACCGGCAACACCGTAAACGCTGGCACGCAGATTCTTGTGCACCCTGACCGCGCCGATCTGAATCTTGAAATCATGAAGGGTTCGTATATTTCGGTAAACAACGTGGGCAAGGATATCTTTGGCGGATACTACGAAGGCAAGCCAGCCCTGCCAGGTGCGACAAACCTGTTTGACATGGTGGGCGAATTCGTCAGCTATTGCGAAAATAACAATCAGGAAGGCTGCCAGCAGACGCTCGCAAAAATTGCCACCGTGCAGCAGAATGTGCTCACCCAGACAGCCCGCATCGGCGGGCTTGAAAACCGGGTGTCCACTGCCAGCGATGTGCTCAGCTTTCAAAAGCTGGACCAGCAGGAACGATTGAGCTATACTGAAGACGTAGACCTGACCGAGTTGCTGACAAAGCTGACCCGGCAACAGTTGACGTATCAGACAGTGCTTCAGTCTTCTTCAAAGATAATGCAGATGAGCCTGGCCAGTTATCTCTGA
- the rpoZ gene encoding DNA-directed RNA polymerase subunit omega: MARITVEDCQQRVDNRFLLVQMAIKRVHQYREGYEPLVESRNKEAVTALREIAAGKVLPDDDSLYNPLPGHNAAAAEE, translated from the coding sequence ATGGCCCGTATTACCGTGGAAGATTGTCAGCAGCGCGTGGACAACCGTTTTCTGCTGGTGCAGATGGCTATCAAGCGTGTGCACCAGTACCGCGAAGGCTATGAACCGCTGGTAGAATCCCGCAACAAAGAGGCCGTAACCGCCCTGCGAGAAATTGCCGCCGGAAAGGTTCTGCCTGATGACGACAGTCTTTACAACCCCCTGCCCGGCCATAACGCGGCCGCCGCAGAGGAATAG
- the flgK gene encoding flagellar hook-associated protein FlgK: protein MLSGLMNVGRTALNAAQAWISVTGGNIANADTEGYTRRYVDQRDAGTITAKPGGEGLGVNAQQVLRYFNSFLESSYVRQSTNSARWGEQENIMGTLESLFNESNRAGVSSSMNAFFTAWQKLAQRPGDTASREDLLSYADNLCDMLGNTSASVKALQSQMDVSINQGVSRVNELAKSIASLNKQINATTIDGVSNPNALLDQRDQLVREMSTYVNVQTVDAGNGDFTVSLSTGQPLVQGITTNDLQVLAPRAENRLAIGSSYAGNIQYDGSDSHEYTVEVISGGTAGAAGSTGNPSFRVSLDGGKTWLRDENGKEQHYEISSNGASTDPVQVKNLKISFSSISNFNAGDKFDITPKTGLYWIEPTRGPQNVTPQVGFDGTDNPSRVSGGKLTTYFNIRDDNCGRYIDELDATAKSLIWEVNRIHSQGAGTSLFDYAQGQQGISNTAVPLGSAQAVLPESSRLQAGNVNFFFYNKTSGDYVSSGQIDFSSITPGTPNFDPSKHSLDDVVSAINSSFPGKLTASIQDGKLVLNTAAGSNLQFALGTDSTGMMAALGVNTFFTGTDASNIATSSQLHDNVNYIAAGQVNGQQQINKGDNATATAIGKLSSTNVTISTAWKTTSNQTIGQYYASLVTTVGADTRLAKTNSEYHKALTSDLSEQVSSASGVNLDEEMANLIKYQHSYTAAAKLITTADQMLQTLLGLKQ, encoded by the coding sequence ATGCTCAGCGGTCTTATGAATGTGGGCAGGACAGCCCTCAACGCCGCGCAAGCCTGGATTTCGGTCACGGGCGGCAACATCGCCAATGCCGATACCGAAGGCTACACCCGTCGCTATGTGGACCAGCGCGACGCCGGCACCATCACCGCCAAACCGGGCGGCGAGGGCCTTGGCGTCAATGCGCAGCAGGTGCTGCGGTACTTCAATTCCTTTCTTGAAAGCTCTTACGTGCGACAGTCCACCAACTCCGCCCGCTGGGGAGAACAAGAAAACATCATGGGGACGTTGGAAAGCCTTTTCAACGAATCCAACCGGGCGGGCGTAAGTTCGTCCATGAACGCTTTTTTTACGGCATGGCAGAAACTTGCGCAGCGCCCTGGCGATACTGCCTCGCGTGAAGATCTGCTTTCGTACGCAGACAACCTTTGCGACATGCTCGGCAATACTTCTGCATCCGTCAAGGCGCTGCAAAGCCAGATGGATGTTTCCATCAATCAGGGAGTTAGCCGCGTCAATGAGCTTGCCAAGAGCATTGCTTCTCTTAATAAACAGATCAATGCCACGACCATCGATGGAGTAAGCAATCCCAATGCATTGCTTGACCAGCGCGATCAGCTCGTGCGCGAAATGTCTACGTATGTTAATGTTCAGACTGTAGACGCAGGAAACGGTGATTTTACGGTTTCGCTCTCCACCGGGCAGCCGCTGGTGCAGGGTATTACAACCAATGACTTGCAGGTTCTTGCGCCTCGCGCGGAAAACCGGCTTGCCATAGGATCTTCCTACGCTGGAAACATCCAATATGACGGATCCGACAGTCATGAATATACGGTAGAAGTCATTTCAGGCGGCACTGCTGGCGCGGCAGGCAGCACGGGTAACCCCTCGTTCCGCGTTTCGCTGGACGGCGGCAAAACATGGCTGCGTGATGAGAACGGCAAGGAGCAGCACTACGAAATAAGCTCCAATGGCGCAAGCACCGACCCCGTGCAGGTGAAGAATCTGAAGATTTCCTTCAGCTCGATCAGCAATTTTAATGCTGGCGACAAGTTCGACATAACGCCAAAGACCGGACTTTACTGGATTGAACCCACGCGCGGCCCGCAAAATGTAACGCCCCAGGTTGGTTTTGACGGTACGGACAACCCTAGCCGCGTGTCTGGCGGCAAGCTGACCACCTACTTTAATATCCGCGATGACAACTGCGGACGGTACATTGACGAGCTGGACGCCACCGCCAAGTCGCTTATCTGGGAAGTGAACCGTATTCACAGCCAGGGTGCGGGCACATCGTTGTTTGATTATGCGCAGGGGCAGCAGGGTATTTCCAATACTGCGGTGCCCTTGGGCTCGGCGCAGGCTGTGCTGCCGGAGTCCAGCAGACTCCAGGCCGGCAACGTCAATTTCTTTTTTTACAACAAAACTTCGGGCGACTATGTCTCGTCGGGGCAGATCGACTTCAGCAGCATTACCCCCGGAACGCCGAATTTTGACCCCAGCAAGCACTCGCTGGATGACGTTGTTTCCGCCATCAATTCTTCGTTCCCCGGCAAACTTACGGCGAGTATTCAGGATGGCAAGCTTGTGCTCAACACTGCGGCTGGCAGCAACCTGCAATTCGCGCTGGGCACCGACAGCACGGGCATGATGGCAGCCCTCGGCGTGAATACGTTTTTTACCGGCACAGATGCCAGCAACATCGCCACTAGCAGCCAGTTGCACGACAATGTGAACTACATTGCCGCCGGGCAGGTCAACGGGCAGCAGCAGATCAACAAGGGCGACAATGCCACGGCAACAGCCATTGGCAAACTGTCCAGCACCAACGTGACCATTTCTACCGCGTGGAAGACAACGAGCAACCAGACCATCGGCCAGTACTATGCCAGCCTGGTTACAACCGTGGGTGCGGATACCCGCCTTGCCAAAACAAATTCGGAATACCACAAGGCGCTCACCAGCGACCTTTCCGAGCAGGTAAGTTCTGCATCTGGTGTCAACCTTGACGAAGAAATGGCCAACCTTATCAAATACCAACACTCCTACACGGCAGCGGCAAAATTGATAACCACCGCCGACCAGATGCTGCAAACCCTTCTTGGGCTTAAGCAATAG
- the flgN gene encoding flagellar export chaperone FlgN: MHNAIYESLSRQDKALCLLRDLLEEEYTCLLKRDTDAVVSLEFSIQELIRHLAVEKTSVIRGLGGMRAMEYATALPEDMGAVLRETLLQIDASEQSVARQAARNTNLSLALLDQSSRTLQALTSQAMPPKAETYGRRGGMSVQRQTQAALISGRL, encoded by the coding sequence ATGCACAACGCCATTTACGAATCGCTTTCGCGTCAGGATAAGGCCCTTTGCCTGCTGCGCGACCTTCTTGAAGAAGAATATACTTGCCTTCTCAAGCGCGATACTGATGCTGTGGTGTCTCTTGAGTTTTCCATACAGGAGCTGATCCGCCATCTGGCCGTGGAAAAAACTTCTGTCATCAGAGGGTTGGGCGGCATGCGGGCCATGGAATATGCCACTGCACTGCCTGAAGATATGGGCGCTGTTCTGCGGGAAACCCTGCTTCAGATAGACGCAAGCGAGCAGTCGGTTGCGCGCCAGGCCGCACGCAATACCAATCTTTCTCTGGCACTGCTTGATCAGAGCAGCCGGACGCTTCAGGCGCTCACAAGCCAGGCCATGCCGCCAAAGGCGGAAACCTATGGCCGCCGTGGTGGTATGAGTGTGCAGCGGCAGACGCAGGCCGCGTTGATCTCCGGGAGGCTGTAG
- the dnaJ gene encoding molecular chaperone DnaJ, whose translation MELDYYEVLGVSRSAEDDEIKRAYRKLALKYHPDHNPDNAEAEQKFKEAAEAYDVLRDPEKRARYDRFGRAGVQGGAGGFGSNDDIFAHFSDIFGDLFGFSTATRGPRPMAGADLRYNLTITFAQAAKGDEISISLPKHVTCSECNGSGAAPGSKAETCRQCGGSGQVRRSQGFFQISMPCPSCQGSGRVITKPCPKCKGEGITTDTRELVVRVPAGVDSGTRLRVRGEGEPGVHGGPAGDLYVVLTVEQDKRWQRQGQDLIYSLEISFVQAALGHRAEVPGIDGNLPLEIPKGIQSGTLLRISGEGMPYPGRRSRGDLLVEVKVITPTRLSAKQEELLREFEAAAEKSPLEKVKKAAKKISKAMGID comes from the coding sequence ATGGAGCTCGATTACTACGAAGTGCTGGGCGTAAGCCGCAGCGCCGAAGATGACGAAATCAAACGGGCCTACCGTAAGCTGGCCTTGAAGTATCACCCTGACCACAACCCCGACAATGCCGAGGCCGAGCAAAAGTTCAAGGAAGCCGCCGAAGCGTATGACGTGCTGCGCGACCCTGAAAAACGAGCGCGCTATGACCGTTTTGGGCGCGCTGGCGTTCAGGGCGGCGCGGGCGGTTTTGGCAGCAACGATGATATTTTTGCGCATTTCAGCGATATCTTCGGCGATCTTTTTGGCTTTTCTACCGCTACGCGCGGCCCCAGGCCCATGGCCGGGGCTGACCTGCGCTACAACCTGACCATCACCTTTGCCCAGGCCGCCAAGGGCGACGAGATCAGCATCTCCCTGCCCAAGCATGTTACCTGCTCCGAATGCAACGGTAGCGGCGCAGCCCCCGGCAGTAAGGCGGAAACATGCCGCCAGTGCGGCGGCAGCGGTCAGGTACGCCGCTCACAAGGATTTTTCCAGATATCCATGCCCTGCCCCTCCTGTCAGGGTTCGGGCCGAGTCATCACCAAGCCCTGCCCCAAATGCAAGGGCGAAGGCATCACCACAGACACCCGTGAACTTGTGGTGCGCGTACCTGCCGGTGTTGACAGCGGTACCCGCCTGCGCGTGCGCGGCGAGGGTGAACCCGGCGTTCACGGCGGCCCGGCTGGCGACCTCTATGTTGTGCTCACCGTTGAGCAGGACAAGCGCTGGCAGCGCCAGGGACAAGACCTCATTTACTCCCTTGAGATCAGCTTTGTGCAGGCGGCCCTTGGTCATCGGGCAGAAGTCCCCGGCATTGACGGCAACCTGCCGCTGGAAATCCCCAAGGGCATTCAGAGCGGCACCCTGCTGCGAATTTCTGGAGAGGGCATGCCTTACCCCGGGCGCCGTTCGCGCGGCGATCTGCTGGTAGAGGTTAAAGTGATTACGCCCACCCGCCTTTCTGCCAAGCAGGAGGAACTGCTGCGCGAATTTGAGGCAGCGGCGGAAAAAAGCCCCCTGGAAAAGGTCAAAAAGGCCGCAAAAAAAATCAGCAAGGCCATGGGCATCGACTAA
- a CDS encoding rod-binding protein, translating to MTTPMSTALIPPDAGAGEVARKEVQSRLAGLGNLGGKNIDPAQKEKKLRESCEGFESIFIQKMWEEMRKTLPKSTLLHGKEEQFWQGMYDQELAKKMTSAGGIGLADMMYAQLSRGLTSASRATATDASAIQRPFTPEAAPMLPPTPEADSPHNESDKDAAKGKSGRSSTAASVYGGVAPMQDAGHTENGSAASRTLTGAQVAAGGQDPEEAARLAEQAMQASAQPERHRVVHTTNVVGNMNSGLNLARKAQFEAGSKLGPNAVRPPMQQMLGLAQPQSRAAQAGGQNWDQGGMQMDMSGMSIPPLTGNVLDAQSLNSAGGMQATMHQQAMQGQNMQTGSSVPVGQAAPPQPQKVRYTTNIPPTGRGGKQGLIRTLNVDGAGPNSNAGAGIAAYHAQQAQGASLQQAPSQGTQPAAQVSSLPMGPAGQPAVLAASQPASPSVQAPNQPVNPGVAPVASPASAQGVTSPVPLTGGQIFVRQGGQGGAVKGAAASGIPPLTATDVYGKP from the coding sequence ATGACCACGCCCATGTCAACCGCTCTCATTCCTCCTGATGCCGGAGCGGGCGAAGTTGCCCGCAAGGAAGTTCAGTCGCGCCTGGCGGGCCTTGGCAATCTGGGCGGGAAAAATATTGACCCTGCGCAAAAGGAAAAGAAGCTGCGCGAATCCTGCGAGGGCTTCGAGTCCATCTTCATCCAGAAAATGTGGGAAGAAATGCGCAAAACCCTGCCCAAGTCCACCTTGCTGCACGGCAAGGAGGAGCAGTTCTGGCAGGGCATGTACGATCAGGAATTGGCCAAAAAAATGACATCGGCTGGCGGCATAGGTCTGGCCGACATGATGTACGCCCAGCTTTCGCGCGGTCTCACATCCGCAAGCCGCGCCACGGCGACGGATGCTTCCGCCATTCAGCGGCCCTTTACGCCTGAAGCCGCCCCCATGCTTCCACCAACACCGGAGGCGGATAGCCCGCACAACGAGAGTGACAAGGATGCAGCTAAGGGCAAGTCTGGGAGATCAAGCACTGCTGCGTCGGTGTACGGCGGTGTTGCCCCCATGCAGGACGCCGGGCATACGGAAAACGGCTCCGCTGCATCGCGTACGCTGACCGGAGCTCAGGTCGCTGCAGGCGGGCAGGATCCTGAAGAGGCTGCGCGTCTTGCCGAGCAGGCCATGCAGGCCTCGGCCCAGCCGGAGCGCCACAGGGTGGTACATACCACCAATGTTGTCGGCAATATGAATTCCGGCCTCAACCTTGCCCGCAAGGCGCAGTTTGAAGCGGGCAGCAAGCTGGGGCCCAATGCGGTGCGCCCGCCAATGCAGCAGATGCTGGGCCTTGCCCAGCCGCAGAGCAGAGCCGCACAGGCGGGCGGACAGAACTGGGATCAGGGGGGCATGCAGATGGACATGTCCGGCATGAGTATTCCGCCGCTTACGGGGAATGTGCTGGATGCCCAATCCCTGAACTCCGCTGGAGGCATGCAGGCGACCATGCACCAGCAGGCCATGCAGGGGCAGAATATGCAGACAGGCTCAAGCGTTCCGGTAGGCCAGGCGGCGCCTCCGCAGCCGCAAAAGGTACGCTATACCACCAATATTCCGCCCACAGGGCGAGGCGGCAAGCAGGGCTTGATCCGTACGCTCAATGTTGACGGCGCTGGCCCCAACAGTAATGCGGGTGCTGGCATTGCCGCCTACCATGCCCAGCAGGCGCAGGGTGCAAGCCTGCAGCAGGCTCCTTCACAGGGTACACAGCCAGCAGCGCAGGTAAGCAGCCTGCCCATGGGCCCGGCGGGTCAGCCCGCAGTTCTGGCAGCAAGTCAGCCTGCAAGCCCCAGCGTCCAGGCCCCCAATCAGCCTGTGAACCCCGGTGTTGCCCCTGTGGCTTCGCCCGCATCTGCTCAGGGCGTGACCAGTCCTGTGCCGCTGACGGGCGGGCAGATATTCGTGCGTCAGGGCGGCCAGGGCGGAGCAGTCAAGGGCGCGGCAGCCTCGGGTATACCGCCGCTGACAGCTACGGACGTGTACGGCAAACCCTAA
- the fliW gene encoding flagellar assembly protein FliW, with protein MARNKEIEIDTRLGRRCIDTDKVVHFPRGLAGFENERDFILLQIRPEAPLLILQSVHTPVVGLLVADPYSFFDKSYAPQVGDAERQLLHIESLEQAAVLVTVSIPAGAPEQAALNLTGPIVINYEARVGLQVPQCGEGLQQVNLHSLKPVEEAQGAETTPADSANSQECCCAKATPTE; from the coding sequence ATGGCACGAAACAAAGAAATAGAAATCGACACCCGTCTTGGACGCCGTTGTATCGATACGGATAAGGTTGTGCACTTTCCCCGTGGGCTGGCCGGGTTTGAAAACGAGCGGGATTTTATCCTGCTTCAGATCCGACCTGAAGCGCCCTTGCTTATCTTGCAGAGCGTGCATACCCCGGTAGTGGGCCTGCTGGTGGCCGATCCTTACAGTTTTTTTGACAAATCCTACGCACCCCAGGTGGGAGATGCCGAAAGGCAATTGCTCCATATAGAGAGTCTTGAGCAGGCCGCCGTACTGGTGACGGTTTCCATTCCTGCGGGCGCGCCCGAACAGGCCGCGCTTAATCTCACCGGCCCCATTGTTATCAACTATGAGGCCCGAGTGGGGTTGCAGGTGCCACAGTGCGGCGAGGGTTTGCAGCAGGTGAACCTGCACTCGCTCAAACCTGTGGAAGAAGCTCAGGGTGCAGAAACTACGCCTGCTGATAGTGCCAACTCTCAGGAATGTTGCTGCGCCAAGGCCACACCCACGGAATAG
- a CDS encoding tRNA 2-thiocytidine biosynthesis TtcA family protein, which yields MSREKRSFAQETCVKSAGKAMQKTGMLWPGCRVAVAVSGGVDSFVLLQSLKIRQGIVPFHFEIMAIHLNPGFDEQSHAALLPWLAKRGIPGHIEMTTYGPDAHSEKNLRRSACFRCSWLRRKRLFELCAQYGVTHLALGHNADDLVQTFFMNLSRNGRVDGMSMNESFFGGGLQLIRPLLLVEKKFILKAAKQWELPIWANACPSAGNTARSSMGETLQHLYGVSKDSRRCIFNGLTRWQLEKNSAVAGLGDEQPLPDAESRDGGAD from the coding sequence ATGAGCAGAGAAAAAAGATCATTCGCGCAGGAAACCTGTGTTAAGAGCGCGGGCAAGGCCATGCAGAAAACAGGCATGCTGTGGCCTGGATGCCGTGTGGCTGTTGCCGTTTCTGGCGGCGTAGACAGCTTTGTGCTGCTGCAAAGTCTTAAAATTCGCCAAGGAATCGTACCTTTTCACTTTGAAATAATGGCGATCCACCTCAACCCCGGCTTTGACGAGCAGAGCCATGCGGCTCTTTTGCCCTGGCTGGCCAAGCGGGGCATACCCGGCCACATAGAAATGACAACCTACGGCCCGGACGCGCATTCAGAAAAAAATCTGCGCAGGTCGGCCTGTTTTCGCTGTTCCTGGCTGCGGCGCAAGCGCCTGTTTGAGCTGTGCGCCCAGTATGGCGTGACCCACCTCGCCCTTGGCCACAATGCGGACGATCTGGTGCAGACGTTCTTCATGAATCTGAGCCGCAACGGGCGTGTGGACGGCATGAGCATGAATGAATCGTTTTTTGGTGGCGGCCTGCAACTGATACGGCCGCTGCTGCTGGTGGAAAAAAAGTTTATCCTCAAGGCCGCCAAGCAGTGGGAACTGCCCATCTGGGCCAATGCCTGCCCCTCGGCAGGCAATACCGCCCGCAGTTCCATGGGGGAAACACTGCAACACCTGTATGGGGTATCCAAAGATTCGCGCCGGTGTATTTTTAATGGTCTGACCCGCTGGCAGCTTGAAAAGAACAGCGCGGTTGCGGGCTTGGGTGATGAGCAGCCCCTGCCAGACGCAGAATCGCGTGACGGCGGTGCGGATTGA
- a CDS encoding M23 family metallopeptidase, with translation MLFGKYHIVIFTEGRSGSRNLRMRGWFGFIACVLVLALVACNVWLLRSWLETRHLGDDLRNADKTIEEQRRQLVNLVERISVVGRDLERVQSFDSKLRIMMNMEKDPTEAGSIGDRPGDFSRTYLPLHRQELAARKMLEFLTRLSESVRLEEVRQQDLLLALRENRDALSSMPTIWPVVGFVSSSFGWRSAPFGGRGQFHKGLDITNRIGTPIMAPAQGMVTLSGRDGAYGFSVEINHGSGIVTKYGHMQRCAVQEGQWVKRGEIVGYVGMSGRTTGPHLHYEVRLNGVPVDPMRYILE, from the coding sequence ATGCTGTTCGGCAAATATCACATAGTCATCTTCACTGAAGGTCGTAGCGGCAGCCGCAACCTGCGCATGCGCGGCTGGTTTGGCTTTATTGCCTGCGTGCTGGTGCTGGCCCTTGTGGCCTGCAATGTCTGGCTGCTGCGCAGTTGGCTTGAAACCCGGCACTTGGGCGACGACCTGCGCAATGCAGACAAAACCATTGAAGAACAGCGCCGCCAGCTTGTGAATCTGGTTGAGCGTATTTCTGTTGTGGGGCGTGATCTGGAGCGGGTGCAAAGCTTCGACTCCAAGCTGCGCATCATGATGAATATGGAGAAAGATCCCACGGAGGCCGGTTCCATCGGCGACAGGCCGGGGGATTTTTCGCGTACCTATCTGCCCTTGCACCGGCAGGAACTTGCCGCCCGCAAGATGCTTGAATTCCTTACCCGGCTCTCTGAATCCGTGCGACTTGAAGAAGTGCGCCAGCAGGACTTGCTGCTGGCCCTGCGCGAAAACCGCGATGCCCTTTCTTCCATGCCGACCATCTGGCCTGTGGTGGGTTTTGTTTCTTCCAGTTTTGGCTGGCGTTCCGCACCCTTTGGCGGGCGGGGACAGTTCCACAAGGGGCTGGACATCACCAACCGCATCGGTACGCCCATTATGGCTCCAGCCCAGGGCATGGTGACCCTCTCGGGGCGCGATGGCGCGTACGGTTTCAGTGTTGAGATCAACCACGGCAGCGGCATTGTCACCAAATACGGTCACATGCAGCGTTGCGCCGTGCAGGAAGGCCAGTGGGTCAAGCGCGGCGAAATTGTGGGCTATGTGGGCATGAGTGGCCGCACCACCGGGCCGCACCTGCACTACGAGGTGCGCCTTAACGGTGTGCCGGTTGACCCCATGCGCTATATTCTGGAGTAG
- the csrA gene encoding carbon storage regulator CsrA: MLILTRRPGESLYLGENIRITILGMQGKQVKLGLEVPDDTTVYREEVYKRVVEENRRALETSNNDLMVAAELWHETKK; this comes from the coding sequence ATGCTCATATTGACGCGACGCCCGGGAGAAAGCCTATATCTGGGCGAGAATATACGCATAACTATCCTGGGCATGCAGGGGAAGCAGGTCAAACTGGGCCTGGAAGTACCCGATGACACCACGGTATACCGCGAAGAAGTGTACAAGCGGGTTGTTGAAGAAAACCGGCGCGCCCTTGAAACCAGTAATAACGACCTCATGGTGGCTGCTGAACTATGGCACGAAACAAAGAAATAG